The following is a genomic window from Syntrophorhabdaceae bacterium.
AAGCCGTGTGCTCAAGCTCGATTTCGAACCCATCCCCTGCGACCGAAGGGGCAGGCTCGACCTCGATGCCCTGGAGAAACGGCTCAGGCAAGGCGGGGTAGGGACCGTGGTAGCCACTATCGGAACCACTGCAATCGGCGCAGTCGATCCCTTGCCGGGACTTCTTGAACTCCGCGCCCGCTACGGTTTCCGTATCCACGCCGATGCCGCCTATGGAGGTTACTTTACCCTTGCGGACAACCTGACATCCGAGACAAGGGCGGCGTATGATCTCCTGAAAGAGGTTGATTCGCTGGTCATCGATCCGCACAAACATGGGCTTCAGCCTTACGGCTGCGGCTGTGTGCTCTTCAGGGAGCCCGGCGTGGGGAGATTTTACAAGCATGATTCGCCCTACACCTATTTCAGCTCCAAAGAGCTTCACCTGGGCGAGATCAGCCTCGAGTGCTCCCGC
Proteins encoded in this region:
- a CDS encoding pyridoxal-dependent decarboxylase, which produces SRVLKLDFEPIPCDRRGRLDLDALEKRLRQGGVGTVVATIGTTAIGAVDPLPGLLELRARYGFRIHADAAYGGYFTLADNLTSETRAAYDLLKEVDSLVIDPHKHGLQPYGCGCVLFREPGVGRFYKHDSPYTYFSSKELHLGEISLECSRPGAAAVALWATHRLLPLVRGGEFSVNMGKSRNAALALYKRLEADGRVIVPFAPELDIIFWALRAPRVSIASDMARGVFDEAAKRNLHLALAELPVAFFDMEGAGIERDREMVTCVRSVLMKPDHLAWVEPIWEILDKATNEAVKAFR